The window GACAAACGTTATGCGATCGATGCGACAAAACTAAATCAAGAATTAGGTTGGAAACCTTCTGTAACTTTCGAACAAGGATTGGGAAAAACAATTGACTGGTTTTTAGAAAATAAAGAATGGTTGGAAAATGTAACCAGTGGAGATTACCAGAAATATTACGAAAAACAGTATAATTAAAACACACAAGATGAAAGGTATTATTTTAGCCGGAGGTTCCGGAACAAGACTTTATCCTCTTACTATCGCCGTAAGCAAGCAACTGATGCCTGTTTACGACAAACCGATGATCTATTATCCTCTTTCCACATTGCTTTTAGCAGGAATCAGAGATATATTGATCATCACAACCCCTCATGACCAGGCAGGATTTATCAAACTTTTGGGTGATGGATCACAATTGGGATGTAACATAGAATATAAGGTTCAGCCAAGTCCGGATGGATTGGCGCAGGCTTTTATTTTAGGGGATCAATTTATTGGCAACGATTCTGCTGCCTTGGTTTTAGGTGATAATATTTTCTACGGCTCTGAAATGGGAACTTTATTAAAAAATAAGACCAATCCCGATGGAGGCGTTGTTTTCGCCTATCATGTGGCAGATCCTGAAAGATATGGTGTTGTAGAATTTGATAAAAACATGAAAGCTGTATCCATAGAAGAAAAACCTACACACCCAAAATCGAACTATGCAGTTCCGGGATTGTATTTTTACGATAATGAAGTGGTAGAAATTGCAAAAAACATCCAGCCTTCCCCAAGAGGCGAGCTTGAAATCACAGATATCAACAACGTTTATTTACAGAAAGGAAAATTGGAAGTGGGTGTACTCGACAGAGGTACCGCTTGGTTAGACACAGGAACTTTTGATTCTCTGAATGACGCTTCAGAATTTGTACGCGTCATTGAAAAAAGACAGGATTTCAAAATCGGCTGTATTGAAGAAATTGCTTTCAGAAATGGATTTATTAATGAAGAAAAGCTACTGGAAACCGCAACCAAATATGGTAAAAGCGGATATGGTGAATATCTTAAAAAGCTGGTAAACAACTAAGAAATATCATAAAACGCACAAAGCTACTAGTCTGAGATTAGTAGCTTTTTTGTTTAAAGAATAATAATTAATATATTAGCTATACATTTGTTTGAATATGAAGATTTTTTTAAGATTCAGCAAACTGAAAATCAATTAATTATTTTAAATTTGTAAAAATTTCCACAAATGAATGAACCACAACAAAAGTGGACAGAAACTATAGAATCACACCATTCTCTTTTCCAGCTCAATTTAAAAGAAGTATGGCAATACCGAGATTTGGTATTTATGTTTGTAAAAAGAGATTTCATTTCTTCTTTTAAGCAGACTGTTTTAGGCCCACTTTGGTTTTTTATCAATCCTATTTTAACGACGATTGTTTTTACACTTGTTTTTGGAGGTATTGCTAATTTACCTACTGACGGCATCCCACCCATATTATTTTATTTGGCAGGAAATACACTTTGGGGATATTTTAGCACCACGATGTTGAGTGTTTCCAATGTATTTACAGGCAATGCCGGAATTTTTGGAAAAGTTTACTTTCCAAGACTTGTCACCCCTATTTCCACAATTATTTCAAGCTTTATGAGACTTGGGATACAGTTAGTTTTGTTTTGGATCGTCTTGGGATACTATTTCTACAAAGGCGATGTACATCCCAATTCCTGGGCATTTTTCTCTCCTGTCTTAATTATCTTTCTTGCTTTATTTTCTTTAGGGCTAGGAATGATATTCTCATCCTTAACAACAAAATATCGAGACCTATCTTTATTACTAGGCTTTGGAGTAAGTTTATTTATGTGGTTTACGCCCGTTATTCTTCCAACTTCTTTGGTAAA is drawn from Chryseobacterium muglaense and contains these coding sequences:
- the rfbA gene encoding glucose-1-phosphate thymidylyltransferase RfbA — encoded protein: MKGIILAGGSGTRLYPLTIAVSKQLMPVYDKPMIYYPLSTLLLAGIRDILIITTPHDQAGFIKLLGDGSQLGCNIEYKVQPSPDGLAQAFILGDQFIGNDSAALVLGDNIFYGSEMGTLLKNKTNPDGGVVFAYHVADPERYGVVEFDKNMKAVSIEEKPTHPKSNYAVPGLYFYDNEVVEIAKNIQPSPRGELEITDINNVYLQKGKLEVGVLDRGTAWLDTGTFDSLNDASEFVRVIEKRQDFKIGCIEEIAFRNGFINEEKLLETATKYGKSGYGEYLKKLVNN
- a CDS encoding ABC transporter permease yields the protein MNEPQQKWTETIESHHSLFQLNLKEVWQYRDLVFMFVKRDFISSFKQTVLGPLWFFINPILTTIVFTLVFGGIANLPTDGIPPILFYLAGNTLWGYFSTTMLSVSNVFTGNAGIFGKVYFPRLVTPISTIISSFMRLGIQLVLFWIVLGYYFYKGDVHPNSWAFFSPVLIIFLALFSLGLGMIFSSLTTKYRDLSLLLGFGVSLFMWFTPVILPTSLVKQKLGNYAFLADLNPLTPIFECFKYGFIGSGDFNMTRLLISFSFIIIILLLGIIVFNKSEKTFIDTV